The nucleotide window GTCTGGTGTCtgtgtcggtgcttcatagaTAAAATGTTCGTTctaaagttttcatttttcattgtgTTTTTGGAAGAAGAGATGGGTTTAATTCAAATGCCGTTCAAATTTATGATCAAAACATTGTTTAATGGTGATATTGGAATGGTGGGCTATGATCAATTTTACAGCTTTACGGAGCAAAATGAAGGTGAAAGCACTTAAAGAGTGTGATTATTACACAAAGAAATATGCTGAGTGTGCTATGGGGAGAACACTTTCTGTTGTTTGGCAATGTCGGAAAGTAGCTAAAGAGTTGAATAGTTGTCTTCATCAATTGTAAGCTGTCTTATGAAATATTACTAGAATTATTCTTcgattgttttgttttattttgggttAAGAACTGGAGAAACATACCTAAATGCTTCTTTCTTTTGTCGGTTTGGTCATCGAATGTGTCTTTTGTTTGTTGAATGTGGATTCGTTTAGTCAATTTGACCtataaaattactaacaaaagACACGTATAGAGAGGCTTTTGTAATTTCGATGATGCATTCAGCGAATATAGCGACAAATCTCACACATTCAGTAAATTGCGGTTTAGTCCCTAGACAAGTCAAAGGGAGAAACTTTCCCCACCACAAATGACTTTAGATatctggaagaaaaaaaaaagcacaaattTTGTGCGGTTCCAAAGTACACGTTAAGTTCATTCCTAAAGCTAGGAGAGACCTTAGAGTGTACAATTGATGGAAGGGGTATTATATGTGCAATTTTTGTTAGGCATCAACATGGAGGCGCGACTATAAAATTAGCAGGTTGTGTAAGGGATGGAGCAGGTTGAGTTAGGGGTCTAAAGCAAAGGCTTCACTAGCCTTGCCCTTGGCCGACCCTGAGATTGTAGGCAAATAATTAGAAGTACATGATGATCAAGGTAGATTTTAGCTCAAACTATGAAGAGATATGTAGATTTAATGGTCGATCATAGTACTAGATTGATGATAGGCTATAATaacattgtttaatttatgtagTAGACAATCTTGTCTAATGTGAAAAGACTTCTTTTACTGTTGTCAAATGAATGTAATCGCTTTCTATCCCCTGTATTGTATGGATATCCTCATTTCTTTATGCCTGTGAATGTGCTTTTCGTGGTGTTGCTATGaattttaaatagaaataaTCGAATATTAGTTTAAGCTCAGTGACATGTCTTGGTGAATTGATTAGCTTTCTCATCAACTTAATCGAGACTTACAAAAATGCTGAAAACTTAATAAGATATATCCTTACATATTCTTCTGCATGTTAGTAAACTTCCTTCTGCATGTTCTAGCTGTAAAATTTTGCAGCACCGGGGATCCTGAGAAGGAGAAACTTGTAGTTACACGCACACATGTGCTAGTTGTTTCTGCTATAGTCATTAATGTCCTGTTACATATAACCTGTGTTTACTTGATTTTAACCATGAAAATTTCTGTATCATATTTATTCTCTTGCTCATACAAGATATGTAAAGATGTATTCCTGTTGATGATCTAGGAAAAGATTCAATTCTTGCCAATTGGAACAATAGTAACAAAAAAGCGTAATATTCACTTTAGTTTCAGAGAACAGTATTATACACTCATACATTGCATGGATGCATCATGTAATATCTGCATTTAAGTCTTTCTATCGATTAGCTATATGAAAAGAGAATGCAAATACTGCATTTTGGACCATTTCATtgtggtaaaaaaataatgacattGGTGATAATGAATGATCCGTATTTTCAAACTGTGACCACATGAGAATGTTGTGTGGAAATACCGGACGagataggattaggaatgaTAGCATTCAGAGAGAATTAGGGTAACATCTATTGTTGAAAAGATGGTTGAATCTCAACTTAGGTGGTTTGAGCAAGTGTGGTAGAGACCCGTGGGCTATAGACTCCAAGTTAGGAGAGTAGATCGGATGGAGGGTAGCTCAATCACTAGAAGCAGAGAAAGACCAAAAAGAAATATAGACGAAACTATAAAGAACAACCTAGAGATCAATGGTTGGTATAGAGATGTTATTCATGATAGAGTATTATGGTGTCGTTTGATCCATATAACCGATGCCAactagtgggataaggcttggttgttttCGTTGGCGTTTTAAACAACCTCACCTCGAATATTAAGATTAAACCCATCATAACTGCATAGTTACTGCTCATCACGGAGTATATACACGTTTTAAATCTTTCTATActatttgaaaacaaaacaaaaatactgTATTTTGGAATGTTTCATGGTGATACAAAATAGTGATATTGATAGTTATAAATTatcctttttatttatcaaacttACCATCACTAACATTAGACATGTATACTTACCTAGTTATTATGGTTCTTAAACTCTTGAATTAACTAGGAATTGTACGAGTTTAAGACTCTAGGTATCATAATCGAGTTAACTCGCTTACAAAATTATTTCTGTGTGAAATTGGGGTGTAGTCGCATGAAATCATTACGGCTCTTTCACAGCTTAAGAAGATTCTTGTGTTGTCAAATTTCATAGAACTATGAAATAGCAAAAGCATGACTGTCTGATAtgatttatattatttcatttgtgCATGCCACAAAGTGTTGGattggaaaaataaaacttgctctctttcttctttttcttcgtttcatctttattaattttgaaatcatgaaaacaaaaaagttgaCATATAACAAGCTTGTTAGCATGATGGTACAACTGGTTGTAATTTAGGCCCTCTTATTGTTTACTTTCTGTCAGTTCAGTTTTGGTGATTGCATATGTCCAAGACCTTGGCAAAACTTGTaaatttctttcataaatcTTGATTACTATGAAGCGCACACacggacaccagacacgacactgacacgtcgacaccgataaaattttgagaaaataacataattcaatgtaatcgcAAGTGTTGGTGTTGTGTCGGACACCAGGACATGCCTTCACTCATAAGTGTCAGTGCAACAAttgaataaatatttgtattggttgtttttcatacttttttatcatttgaatttgatttgccTGTTGTATATTTCTGTGTTGGTGATCATATGCTTAATTACCTATACACTATGAACCGCATACACCTTTCCAAAGTGCCGTGACGGTGTATCGGACTCGTACGAACATCAGCACTTCTCAGATATGCCTTGTTAGATGTGTCTTGGACATGTGCCAAGAGACTGCCAACACTGTTATTGTTCGGTCCCTTCTTGGACAGTCCTAACCCTCTATTAGATCTATTACTTTTTGAGAcaaatagaaaaaatgaaaataaagtttgttatcattttttatgaggcTCATTTTCATATTCTTATCTTAGGATTATTTATATAAGGATTGCATTTCAAATGATTCCTCTTAGTATTCTTTCTCGTGATCGTCATTATCTTTACAATAACTTTGTTTTTAAAAGGCTAATATAGTCTTGATGTCGTGCGTTCGTGTCAGTGTACTTGTATGACTACGAATGTGGAATTGACATCTTTTTTTGTTCCTCTCTAAATTCTTTTACAGCACCAATGATTCTGTCTTGGAGGAGATGAAGAAAGAATACAATCTAAAACAAGGTTGAGAAGGCACTGTTAGAATCTAGACTATTTGATTTGAACGACACGATGTATGTCAGGAACAGTTTTATGAATATACACTGATTCATCTGACATTCAACTTAAGATGTTTGAAATGAGGTCTTCAGCTCTTCATTGTGATGCAATGGAACTTCATTATGAACtgcaactttttttcttttatgtgaATTTTGTATGGACCAAGAAATAATAACAGAACACTAAGGAAAAGAATTTGTATGATGTTTGTTGCTTGATCTTAAAATAGTGCCCTATTAGTACCATTTGTTTACAGGGGGTGTTTGTTTCTGAGTTTAAGATTTACATTCCTGGAAAACATGGATAAGGAATAcccatgtttgttatgagattgaGAAATCATTAGTCTGCCTGTAAAGGTTCCTGGGAATAAAATGACTTTCTGTAACTACCAATATTTCCATGAAATTATTCCCAAGTTAAAGGATTCGAAAGCGGGTTCCTATGAAATTTTGtatacttttgtttttcaagAGAAAATAGCGTCCAACATTCCTAGGAATATTAAAGAGTGTgccaaacaattttaaaaaaaaaaaaaatactcgaGAGTCAAACTCCCGccttatatttatatttccaGATACGTTATTCCTAGAAAGcaggaataattttttaagtccTTGAAACAAAGGCCCTCTAAGGGTGGATAGTGTTAGTCGAGTTTGTGAGCAGGTTGAAAACTAATAATGTGATTTTGAAGGTTACATTTTCAAGGGAATGAGGATTTAGAAAATTAGAGTTCGACCCTACGGTAACTAAACCCTAACCAAGAATTAAACTTATATTCTCCTTAACAATTAGTCGTTTGATAGGAGTTTATTAACCACCGGTTTCTATTATGAATATGAATCATTGATGTGATCTAACATCTCATTTATTACCCGAAAGGAATACATTGTACCCAACTGTCTGTTATTCACAACAAAGTTTTAATCTcatcattttaaatatttttatactttATTTGGTGATGATAAATTTATACTTTTAGtaaagcacaaaatatattaaccTTTTTATATTAACCTTTTTTAAAGCTATTGACTGGAATTTATATTTAACTTATTGCAACAAAGATTtgtgaaattttatattaaataatagaaCAATTTAAGATAACTATATATTTAACATTGAACTTTTaacatttgaaagaaaatgcattgcaacataataattttatagtccttcaaaaaaaaaaattatagtgtttaatatattattctcagtcaaaatatcatttaattgcattaataaatttaaaattagtaatattttaaatttgtaaaattttaaattagtaatattttaaaattattaaaaatttaaactagtaatattttaaatttaattaaaaatataactaaagataatgtaatattttaaaataatattatataaatacatgtCGAATGATGATCCTATAAAAACAATGACATTGTTCATTGTTGTCATTAACCACAAATATCGATTTTAGTTATAGGTGTTACAatgagattttatttatttctatctcttttatttttttgcttttgtggAGTATCTCTCACCGAGACTCAAAATCATGGCTTCAAAATGGAACTCATCCATCCCACCTCATCAAGATCACCATTTTACAATAGCAAAGAAGCTCAAATACAACGAGTTTCAAGTGTCATAAATCATTCCATTAATCGTGCCCATTACCTCAATCATGTCCTTTCTTTTTCACGTAATGACATGCCAAAACCCACTATAATAGCACATGATTATATGGGTCCATATTATGTCATGAGTTATTCAATCGGTACTCCACCATTCCAGCTTTATGGTGCTATGGATACAGGTAGTGATGGAATTTGGTTTCAATGTAAGCCGTGTAAACCATGTTTAAACCAAACATCTCCAATGTTTAACCCTTCAAAATCTTCAACCTATAAAAACATTCATTGCTCTTCTCCCACATGTAAACGTTTCGAAAATAGCCATTGCTCTTCcaatcataaaagaaaatgtgaatATAAAGTTTCATATTTATCTAAGTCAATGTCACAAGGAGATGTGGGTATTGACACACTCACTTTAAACTCTAACGACGGATCTCCTATCTCATTTTCAAGAATAGTGATAGGATGTGGGcacaaaaatagtttaaaaacggagggagggAATACTTCTGGCATAATAGGTTTTGGACGCGGACCTTTATCGTTAATATCTCAATTGAGTTCTTCGATTAATGGAAAATTTTCTTATTGTCTCGTGCCATTATTTTCAAATGCTAACAGTTCAAGCAGACTAAATTTTGGAGACACGGCAGTAGTTTCCGGTCCTGAAGTTGTCTCGACTCCCTTAGTTGGTACTACAGGTTACTTCACAAATTTAGAAGCATTTAGCGTGGGAGACCACATTATCAAATTCAATGACTCCTCCTTAATACCTGATAAGGAAGGAAATACAATAATTGATTCTGGATCAACATTAACT belongs to Medicago truncatula cultivar Jemalong A17 chromosome 6, MtrunA17r5.0-ANR, whole genome shotgun sequence and includes:
- the LOC25479729 gene encoding uncharacterized protein DDB_G0275933, whose product is MGGYIQEARENHVKKKVEEALRSKMKVKALKECDYYTKKYAECAMGRTLSVVWQCRKVAKELNSCLHQFTNDSVLEEMKKEYNLKQG
- the LOC25479728 gene encoding aspartic proteinase CDR1; translation: MSQGDVGIDTLTLNSNDGSPISFSRIVIGCGHKNSLKTEGGNTSGIIGFGRGPLSLISQLSSSINGKFSYCLVPLFSNANSSSRLNFGDTAVVSGPEVVSTPLVGTTGYFTNLEAFSVGDHIIKFNDSSLIPDKEGNTIIDSGSTLTILPEDVYSQLESTVASMIKLKRVKDPNQQLSLCYKSTLKIDKVPIITAHFRGANVTLNAVNTFIEINHEIMCFAFSSSIVPFVIYGNVAQQNFLVGFDTLNNIISFKPKDCTKQ